From Antedon mediterranea chromosome 9, ecAntMedi1.1, whole genome shotgun sequence, a single genomic window includes:
- the LOC140058550 gene encoding eukaryotic translation initiation factor 4E type 3-like has product MEGLVEMEWPTCMIIDDVYCFYHVTNELDRCCFDTEKMAECESKYPSSLEASINQLDESELTSETISEVKSTEETGVPLNTPWTFWVDRSVPGTTAAEYEAELRKIYTFHTVEGFWKVFNNIPDASHLATRCSYHLMRGMNKPIWEEPCNAHGGDWKLKVPKNYSSIVWKEVLLAAIGEQFADCFAKGDDICGVSISRRGMEDVIQIWNASTLLHEQSTVIEKIMKLLPDVQFKTVFYKSHQQHTAFEGGAKK; this is encoded by the exons ATGGAAGGCCTAGTAGAAATGGAATGGCCTACGTGTATGATAATTGATGACgtgtattgtttttatcacgTGACCAATGAACTTGATCGTTGCTGTTTTGACACCGAAAAAATGGCGGAGTGTGAGAGTAAATATCCTAGCTCTTTAGAAGCCTCAATAAACCAGTTAGACGAATCTGAGCTCACTTCAGAAACAATATCAGAGGTAAAAAGCACAGAGGAAACTGGTGTTCCACTAAATACGCCATGGACGTTTTGGGTAGATCG atCTGTACCAGGGACAACAGCCGCTGAGTATGAAGCAGAACTCAGAAAAATCTATACATTTCACACAGTTGAG gGTTTTTGGaaagtatttaataatataccaGATGCCAGTCACCTAGCAACAAGATGCAGTTATCATTTGATGAGAGGGATGAATAAACCAATTtg GGAGGAACCTTGTAATGCACATGGCGGAGACTGGAAACTAAAAGTACCAAAGAATTATAGT TCAATAGTTTGGAAAGAAGTATTACTAGCAGCAATAGGTGAGCAGTTTGCAGACTGTTTTGCAAAAG GGGATGATATATGTGGAGTGAGTATCAGTAGAAGGGGTATGGAAGACGTTATTCAAATATGGAATGCAAGTACTTTACTACATGAACAGTCCACAGTCATTGAGAAAATAATGAAACTATTACCAGATGTACAGTTTAAAACagtattttataaat